The proteins below are encoded in one region of Parvicella tangerina:
- a CDS encoding carbonic anhydrase, whose translation MKLAHIFENNESWIQSKLDVDPDYFKNLSTGQNPDILYIGCSDSRVTAEELMGVTSGDAFVHRNIANMVPNTDLSSMSVIEYAVKHLEVKHVVVCGHYYCGGVKAAMEPADLGILNPWLRNIRDVYRIHHDELEAIDNEEARYKRLVELNVQEQCINVIKTPVVQQAAKNRGIKIHGWVFDIHTGKLIDLKINFEKILEDIMEIYRLD comes from the coding sequence ATGAAGTTAGCCCATATATTTGAAAATAATGAATCCTGGATACAGTCAAAACTTGATGTTGATCCAGATTACTTTAAAAACCTTTCAACTGGTCAAAACCCAGACATTCTTTACATTGGATGTTCTGATAGTAGGGTTACAGCTGAAGAATTGATGGGAGTGACTTCTGGAGATGCATTTGTTCACAGAAATATTGCAAATATGGTTCCGAATACAGACTTAAGTTCAATGTCTGTAATTGAGTATGCCGTAAAGCATTTAGAAGTAAAACACGTGGTTGTTTGTGGTCATTATTACTGTGGAGGTGTAAAAGCCGCTATGGAACCGGCTGATCTAGGGATCTTAAACCCATGGTTAAGAAATATTAGAGATGTCTACAGAATTCATCACGATGAATTGGAGGCTATCGATAATGAAGAAGCTCGTTACAAACGTTTGGTGGAACTTAACGTGCAAGAACAATGCATCAATGTGATCAAAACGCCTGTTGTACAGCAAGCTGCTAAAAACCGAGGAATCAAAATTCATGGATGGGTATTTGATATCCACACAGGTAAATTAATAGACCTTAAAATTAATTTTGAGAAGATCCTAGAAGATATTATGGAGATCTATCGGTTAGATTAA
- a CDS encoding type II toxin-antitoxin system HipA family toxin, translating into MAKNEIINIVCFGKEIGRLGFDENELKSFFQFNPSFLESGEYTNLFPNTGIIKRVPQTQVFSQFNNDTFRGLPPQISDSLPDMFGNIIFKKWLETTNKDFTKISVIEQLAYVADRGMGALEFKPSKEIPNSATIDLSEIISTLKEVLDQKKDTTAKGLNHEALLNIFKIGSSAGGARPKILVSENKKTKKIIPGDLNHSAEYEHYLIKLSIDENLDYSREVIEYCYYLTACELGIAMMPSKLIDHKHFATLRFDRQDGQKKHTLSATGLTGWDFMTPKDSSYENLFELALFLKVPHKDMEELFRRMVFNLIFCNTDDHLKNHAFIYNEIENNWNLSPAYDLTYALNPLINYKKTSRALSINGKRADINMSDLLHLADTYTVKNAKNVIKETQEHINFWTKKMKHFEIPTHIIESIRNDFTLF; encoded by the coding sequence ATGGCAAAAAATGAGATCATCAATATCGTTTGTTTTGGTAAAGAAATTGGAAGACTTGGGTTTGATGAAAATGAGCTTAAATCATTCTTTCAGTTTAACCCATCATTTTTGGAGTCAGGTGAATACACCAATCTATTTCCGAATACAGGCATCATCAAAAGAGTGCCGCAGACGCAAGTGTTCAGTCAGTTTAACAATGACACCTTTAGAGGTCTTCCTCCTCAAATTTCTGATTCACTTCCCGATATGTTTGGTAATATCATCTTTAAAAAATGGTTAGAAACAACCAATAAAGATTTTACCAAAATATCCGTTATTGAACAATTGGCTTATGTTGCAGACAGGGGAATGGGAGCACTTGAATTCAAACCTTCAAAAGAAATTCCAAATAGCGCTACAATTGATCTCTCAGAAATCATCTCAACATTGAAGGAAGTGCTTGATCAAAAAAAAGACACTACGGCTAAAGGACTGAATCACGAGGCTTTATTGAACATCTTTAAAATAGGCTCCTCTGCAGGTGGGGCAAGACCAAAAATACTCGTTTCTGAAAATAAAAAAACAAAAAAAATCATACCTGGAGACCTTAATCATTCAGCAGAATACGAGCACTATCTGATCAAACTGTCAATTGATGAGAATCTAGATTATAGCAGGGAGGTAATTGAGTACTGTTATTACCTTACTGCCTGCGAGTTAGGAATTGCTATGATGCCTTCAAAGCTGATTGATCATAAGCACTTCGCTACACTACGATTTGATCGTCAAGACGGACAAAAAAAGCACACACTATCTGCAACAGGCTTAACGGGTTGGGATTTCATGACTCCGAAAGACTCCAGCTATGAAAATCTCTTTGAGCTGGCACTCTTCTTAAAAGTTCCTCACAAGGATATGGAAGAACTCTTTAGGCGGATGGTCTTTAACCTGATATTTTGTAACACTGATGATCACTTAAAAAATCATGCTTTCATCTATAACGAAATAGAAAATAATTGGAACCTTTCTCCTGCTTATGACCTCACTTATGCGCTCAACCCGTTGATCAACTATAAAAAAACAAGTAGAGCCTTGTCGATCAACGGAAAACGTGCTGACATTAACATGAGCGACCTATTACATCTAGCTGACACCTATACCGTTAAAAATGCGAAGAACGTAATAAAGGAAACTCAGGAACACATTAACTTCTGGACTAAAAAAATGAAGCATTTTGAAATTCCTACTCATATCATCGAAAGTATTCGTAATGACTTTACACTTTTTTAA
- a CDS encoding helix-turn-helix transcriptional regulator yields MFDQNLRIKDVKQEIGQLVRSLRKQEAISQNELAERLDLSRITIQNLEAGKNFTIDTLLKVLQHFDLLHQLNDLFTALSNQSDNPTSLY; encoded by the coding sequence ATGTTTGATCAAAACCTTAGAATAAAAGATGTCAAGCAAGAAATCGGGCAACTGGTTCGATCATTACGAAAGCAAGAAGCAATATCACAAAATGAGCTTGCCGAGCGTCTTGATCTCTCCAGAATAACAATCCAAAATTTGGAAGCCGGAAAGAACTTTACGATAGACACTTTGTTGAAGGTGCTCCAGCACTTTGATTTACTCCATCAATTGAATGACCTATTTACAGCGCTCAGCAATCAAAGCGATAACCCAACCTCTTTGTACTAA
- a CDS encoding glycosyltransferase, protein MKKILHITTWYPNEYDNQLGVFIKKHIQLGHSFANNVVIAIIPDSRVKKPKATVNKDKNFVEIIGYYRARAGSKWSNYRNYQRVQTLVLQELLKMDFMPDFIHCHVGEKSIALANKFFPQTPRFVTEHWSGFLNGTFDSYKEKRRKKRIAEINTCNQLFVVSESLKRALKNYGVTIPIAIIPNVIEQGKVKSNYSTPPKFVVVADLIDDVKNISGIIKAYQDAAFEEGITLTIVGDGPDRDKLEKLAQDSSITFLGKQDNEWVLTNLSEFDILIVNSKIETYSMITAEALLCGLPVVAAKCGGPEQFVEHGKNGWLVEVDNSNELMLTLQKAVKLLPSISPDEVSKSIKDLISIEKVRQTFEHLYS, encoded by the coding sequence TTGAAGAAAATACTACACATTACTACGTGGTACCCAAATGAGTACGATAATCAGCTAGGTGTTTTTATTAAAAAACATATTCAATTGGGTCATTCCTTCGCAAACAATGTTGTGATTGCAATTATCCCAGACAGTAGAGTAAAAAAACCAAAAGCAACAGTTAATAAAGACAAAAACTTTGTGGAAATCATTGGTTACTACAGGGCTAGGGCAGGTTCAAAATGGAGTAACTACAGGAATTATCAGCGCGTTCAAACACTAGTTCTTCAAGAATTGCTAAAAATGGATTTCATGCCAGATTTCATTCACTGTCATGTGGGTGAAAAAAGCATTGCTTTGGCTAATAAGTTTTTTCCTCAAACCCCAAGGTTTGTTACCGAGCATTGGTCAGGTTTTTTAAATGGCACCTTTGATTCGTATAAAGAAAAAAGACGAAAAAAACGTATTGCGGAAATCAATACCTGCAATCAGTTGTTTGTTGTAAGCGAGTCACTGAAGAGAGCGTTGAAGAATTATGGTGTCACCATACCCATCGCAATTATTCCCAATGTTATTGAGCAAGGAAAAGTAAAAAGCAACTACTCCACTCCACCAAAGTTTGTGGTTGTGGCAGACCTCATAGACGATGTAAAAAATATTTCTGGAATCATTAAAGCTTATCAAGATGCTGCGTTTGAAGAAGGAATAACCTTAACGATCGTTGGTGATGGTCCTGATCGAGACAAGCTAGAAAAGTTAGCACAAGATTCTTCCATAACGTTCCTTGGAAAACAAGACAATGAGTGGGTCTTAACAAACCTAAGCGAATTCGATATACTTATTGTCAACAGTAAAATTGAAACCTACTCAATGATCACTGCAGAGGCATTACTCTGTGGGCTTCCCGTTGTTGCGGCAAAGTGTGGAGGACCAGAACAATTTGTTGAGCATGGAAAAAACGGTTGGTTAGTTGAGGTAGATAATTCCAATGAACTAATGCTAACGTTGCAGAAAGCTGTAAAATTACTTCCATCCATATCTCCTGACGAGGTGTCAAAGTCCATTAAAGACCTGATCAGTATTGAAAAAGTTCGCCAGACTTTTGAACATTTATATAGTTAA